One genomic region from Halococcus qingdaonensis encodes:
- the uvrB gene encoding excinuclease ABC subunit UvrB, translating into MSDTQSGPLQPDRPGKEIPFRVEAPFDPAGDQPEAIEQLAAGFEQGMDAQTLLGVTGSGKTNTVSWVVEEIQKPTLVIAHNKTLAAQLYEEFRNLFPDNAVEYFVSYYDYYQPEAYVEASDTYIDKDASINDEIDRLRHSATRSLLTRDDVIVVASVSAIYGLGDPKNYVDMSLELEVGQEIDRDELLKGLVDLNYERNDVDFTQGTFRVRGDTVEIFPMYGRYAVRVEFWGDEIDRLTKLDPLAGEVKSEEPAVLVHPAEHYSIPENRLDTAIEEIEELMDERVSYFEREGDLVAAQRIEERTTFDLEMLRETGYCSGIENYSVHLSDRDSGDAPFTLLDYFPDDFLTVIDESHQTVPQIRGQFAGDKSRKDSLVGNGFRLPTAYDNRPLRQPEFAEKTGQTLYVSATPADYERQNSEQIVEQIVRPTHLVDPAVEISPVDGQIDDLLERIDGRVERDERILVTTLTKRMAEDLTEYLEEAGIAVEYMHDETDTLERHELVRGLRLGEFDVLVGINLLREGLDIPEVSLVAILDADQEGFLRSETTLVQTMGRAARNVNGEVVLYADDVTDSMESAIDETQRRREIQQEYNAEHGFEPRTIEKEVGETNLPGSETDTGGTATLEPDSTDDARELVTDLEDRMDEAAGNLEFELAADIRDRIRELRDEFELEDEGGVPPEGVPPEAEF; encoded by the coding sequence ATGAGCGACACCCAGTCCGGCCCGCTCCAGCCGGACCGTCCAGGCAAGGAGATCCCGTTTCGGGTCGAGGCACCGTTCGATCCCGCGGGCGATCAGCCAGAGGCCATCGAACAGCTCGCGGCGGGGTTCGAGCAGGGGATGGACGCCCAGACCCTGCTCGGGGTCACGGGGTCAGGCAAGACCAACACCGTCTCGTGGGTCGTTGAGGAGATCCAGAAACCGACGCTCGTCATCGCGCACAACAAGACCCTGGCGGCACAGCTCTACGAGGAGTTCCGCAATCTCTTCCCGGACAATGCCGTCGAGTATTTCGTCTCCTACTACGACTACTATCAGCCCGAGGCCTACGTCGAGGCCTCGGACACCTACATCGACAAGGACGCCTCGATCAACGACGAGATCGATCGGCTCAGACACTCGGCGACGCGCTCACTGCTCACCCGCGACGACGTGATCGTGGTCGCCTCCGTCTCCGCGATCTACGGGCTCGGTGACCCGAAGAACTACGTCGACATGAGCCTCGAACTGGAGGTCGGTCAGGAGATCGATCGCGACGAACTGCTCAAGGGGCTCGTCGATCTGAACTACGAGCGCAACGACGTCGACTTCACGCAGGGCACGTTTCGGGTCCGGGGCGATACGGTGGAGATCTTCCCGATGTACGGACGGTACGCCGTCCGTGTGGAGTTCTGGGGCGACGAGATCGATCGCCTCACGAAACTCGATCCCTTGGCGGGCGAGGTCAAAAGCGAGGAGCCAGCAGTTCTCGTCCACCCGGCGGAGCACTACTCGATCCCCGAGAACCGCCTCGATACGGCCATCGAGGAGATCGAGGAGCTGATGGACGAACGGGTCTCCTACTTCGAGCGCGAGGGCGATCTCGTCGCCGCCCAGCGCATCGAGGAGCGCACTACATTCGACCTCGAAATGCTGCGTGAGACGGGCTACTGTTCGGGGATCGAGAACTACTCGGTCCATCTCTCCGACCGAGATTCGGGCGACGCACCGTTCACTCTCCTGGACTACTTCCCCGACGACTTTCTCACGGTGATCGACGAATCCCATCAAACTGTGCCCCAGATCAGGGGGCAGTTCGCGGGCGACAAGTCCCGCAAGGACTCGCTCGTCGGCAACGGTTTTCGCCTGCCGACGGCCTACGACAACCGTCCGCTCCGCCAACCCGAGTTCGCCGAGAAGACCGGCCAGACCCTCTACGTCAGCGCGACGCCCGCCGACTACGAGCGCCAGAACTCCGAACAGATCGTCGAGCAGATCGTCCGCCCCACCCATCTCGTCGACCCCGCCGTCGAGATTTCGCCCGTCGACGGCCAGATCGACGATCTCCTCGAACGGATCGACGGGCGCGTCGAGCGCGACGAGCGGATCCTCGTCACCACGCTCACCAAGCGGATGGCAGAGGACCTCACCGAGTATCTCGAAGAGGCCGGGATCGCCGTCGAGTACATGCACGACGAGACGGACACGCTCGAACGCCACGAACTCGTCCGCGGCCTCCGACTCGGCGAGTTCGACGTGCTCGTGGGCATCAACCTCCTCCGTGAAGGTCTCGACATCCCCGAAGTATCCTTGGTGGCGATCCTCGATGCCGATCAGGAGGGGTTCCTCCGATCCGAGACCACGCTCGTCCAGACGATGGGTCGCGCCGCCCGGAACGTCAACGGCGAGGTGGTACTCTACGCCGACGACGTGACCGACTCGATGGAGTCGGCGATCGACGAGACCCAGCGCCGCCGCGAGATCCAGCAGGAGTACAACGCCGAGCACGGCTTCGAGCCGCGAACGATCGAGAAGGAGGTCGGTGAGACGAACCTCCCCGGATCGGAGACCGACACCGGCGGGACGGCCACCCTCGAACCCGACTCGACCGACGACGCCAGGGAGCTCGTCACCGATCTCGAAGACCGGATGGACGAGGCCGCCGGCAACCTGGAGTTCGAACTCGCGGCGGACATCCGCGACCGCATCCGTGAACTCCGCGACGAGTTCGAACTCGAAGACGAAGGGGGCGTTCCACCCGAGGGCGTGCCGCCGGAAGCGGAGTTCTAA
- a CDS encoding sulfurtransferase codes for MSDYANDVLVSADWVDEHLDEFQSDDPDYRLLEVNNPTVTADSEYTAYEEGHAPGAVFLDWEEDFTDRTTRDILSKDSFEETMGAAGVSEDSTVVFYGGGRVPNWFALFAYWQFKYYGHEDVRVLNGGKDYWVANDYPLTDEEPDFPSQDYTARGPFESIRAYRQDVEQAVEGGLPMVDVRSPEEFTGEVIAPEGLQETAQRGGHIPGASNVPTATVLNDDGTFKSADELSELYADAGITEDQSVVTYCRVGERSSIAWFALVELLGFDDVQNYDGSWTEWGNIIRSPIEKGEGD; via the coding sequence ATGAGTGATTACGCGAACGACGTGCTCGTTTCGGCCGACTGGGTCGACGAGCATCTCGACGAGTTCCAGAGCGACGATCCCGACTACCGACTGCTCGAAGTGAACAACCCGACCGTGACCGCCGACTCGGAGTACACCGCCTACGAGGAGGGTCACGCACCCGGCGCGGTCTTCCTTGACTGGGAAGAGGACTTCACCGACCGGACGACCCGCGACATCCTCTCGAAGGACTCCTTCGAGGAGACGATGGGCGCGGCGGGCGTCTCCGAGGATAGTACGGTCGTGTTCTACGGCGGCGGCCGCGTTCCCAACTGGTTCGCGCTGTTCGCCTACTGGCAGTTCAAATACTACGGTCACGAGGACGTCCGCGTGCTGAACGGCGGGAAGGACTACTGGGTCGCGAACGACTACCCGCTCACCGACGAGGAGCCCGACTTCCCGAGCCAGGACTACACCGCGCGCGGTCCGTTCGAGAGCATCCGCGCGTACCGCCAGGACGTCGAGCAGGCCGTCGAGGGTGGGCTGCCGATGGTCGACGTCCGCTCGCCCGAGGAGTTCACGGGCGAGGTCATCGCGCCCGAGGGGCTCCAGGAGACCGCCCAGCGCGGCGGCCACATCCCGGGTGCGAGCAACGTCCCGACCGCCACGGTGCTCAACGACGACGGTACGTTCAAATCCGCCGACGAGCTCAGCGAACTCTACGCCGATGCGGGTATCACCGAGGACCAGTCGGTCGTGACCTACTGCCGGGTCGGCGAGCGCTCCTCGATCGCGTGGTTCGCGCTCGTCGAACTGCTGGGCTTCGACGACGTGCAGAACTACGATGGCTCGTGGACCGAGTGGGGCAACATCATCCGCTCGCCCATCGAGAAAGGCGAGGGCGACTGA
- a CDS encoding class I SAM-dependent methyltransferase — MTVREEFDAWAAEGRDRGMEDRHWHTAKHALARMPVEAGDRVLDLGTGSGYAGRAINDTTGALVCGLDGSPEMARNARSYTDSDSIEFLVGDFDHLPFADDTFDHAFSMEAFYYAADPHEALAELRRMLRPGGTFYCAVNYYEENVHSHDWQDSISIEMTRWDIDEYRDAFRTAGFHVAAQDTIPDRETEIPDASEFPTDEFATREAMVERYRTFGTLLTVGVVP, encoded by the coding sequence ATGACCGTCAGAGAGGAGTTCGACGCGTGGGCCGCTGAGGGGCGCGATCGCGGGATGGAGGATCGCCACTGGCACACCGCCAAACACGCTCTCGCGCGCATGCCCGTCGAGGCGGGCGATCGCGTGCTCGATCTCGGTACCGGCAGCGGCTACGCCGGCCGGGCGATCAACGACACGACCGGCGCACTCGTCTGTGGGCTCGATGGTTCGCCCGAGATGGCCAGAAACGCGCGCTCGTACACCGACTCGGACAGTATCGAATTTCTCGTCGGCGATTTCGATCACCTCCCCTTCGCCGACGACACCTTCGACCACGCCTTCTCCATGGAGGCGTTCTACTACGCCGCCGATCCGCACGAAGCACTCGCCGAACTCCGGCGCATGCTCCGCCCGGGCGGAACGTTCTACTGCGCTGTCAACTACTACGAGGAGAACGTTCACAGTCACGACTGGCAGGACTCCATCTCCATCGAGATGACCCGCTGGGACATCGACGAGTACCGCGACGCGTTCCGCACGGCGGGCTTTCACGTCGCCGCCCAGGACACTATCCCCGACCGGGAGACCGAGATCCCCGATGCCAGCGAGTTCCCGACCGACGAGTTCGCGACCCGCGAGGCGATGGTCGAGCGCTACCGCACCTTCGGCACGCTGCTGACCGTCGGCGTCGTCCCCTGA
- a CDS encoding DUF2391 family protein gives MTRWRPHFQVADIAQQVVGGFLLAGPFVVTEEVWTLATNMETINAVLTVAVVLAIGYGALYKADDERNPDHERAVAGVPVRFVSLMAVSFGSVVILAVMFDAPETFLESMAPMERFVTTLQAVSVGALFSVVGAATADSVF, from the coding sequence ATGACGAGATGGAGACCCCACTTCCAGGTGGCGGACATCGCCCAGCAGGTCGTCGGCGGCTTCCTGCTCGCCGGACCGTTCGTCGTCACCGAGGAGGTCTGGACGCTCGCGACGAACATGGAGACGATCAACGCCGTGCTGACCGTCGCCGTCGTCCTCGCCATCGGCTACGGCGCACTCTACAAAGCCGACGACGAGCGCAACCCCGACCACGAGCGGGCCGTCGCCGGGGTGCCGGTGCGATTCGTCTCGCTGATGGCCGTCTCCTTCGGCTCGGTGGTGATCCTCGCGGTGATGTTCGACGCACCGGAGACGTTTCTCGAGTCAATGGCACCGATGGAACGGTTCGTGACGACGCTGCAGGCGGTGTCGGTCGGGGCGCTGTTCAGCGTCGTCGGCGCGGCCACCGCCGACAGCGTCTTCTGA
- a CDS encoding DUF7090 family protein gives MDYALAVEDTPETIPGGTGVLLIHPSTGETDRIDTDFLNTDTDHLLVISTRTTAREVEQKLEHYDVDREKATILDTLSIERGYSRRSGEGVHYVAAPDDVDGIVETAAEFLESHSGKLRVSLDSVTEMAYYADEERAREAVEALLELLGEHDAVGLFHLAEEVHDESVVEEYRELFDGVISLDVDGEVRGEF, from the coding sequence ATGGATTATGCGCTCGCGGTCGAGGACACCCCCGAGACGATTCCCGGCGGAACCGGCGTACTCTTGATACATCCGAGCACCGGCGAAACCGATCGGATCGATACCGACTTCCTCAACACCGACACCGACCACCTGCTCGTGATCTCGACGCGGACGACCGCCCGCGAGGTCGAACAGAAGCTCGAACACTACGACGTCGACCGCGAGAAGGCGACGATCCTCGATACGCTGAGTATCGAACGCGGCTACTCGCGACGCTCCGGCGAAGGTGTCCACTACGTCGCCGCGCCGGACGACGTCGACGGAATCGTCGAGACCGCCGCGGAGTTCCTGGAGAGCCACTCCGGCAAGCTCCGCGTGAGCCTCGATTCGGTCACGGAGATGGCCTACTACGCCGACGAGGAGCGCGCCCGCGAGGCCGTCGAAGCGCTGCTCGAACTGCTCGGCGAACACGACGCCGTCGGTCTGTTCCACCTCGCCGAGGAGGTCCACGACGAGTCGGTCGTCGAGGAGTACCGAGAGCTGTTCGACGGCGTCATCTCGCTCGACGTCGACGGCGAGGTTCGCGGCGAGTTCTAA
- a CDS encoding DUF7089 family protein, whose protein sequence is MFDRRALSDDLAAVRDEHAPDALVLDTERDFETLDPAVAESLGPLCESLDPVSHPAEWLPANAPEILANYASDSFTIGMPGDGGVAWTTQTVPPTVLVKPRLAGSPEPFIEFLIAETLVEIGLDEPEQFLGFFGEHYRDLDAATSLAPAGTYQLAAALYDAYLGRATRDVFADWDDDHPDLHAAWVDAGERLVPRLTELPSEIATGETSFAAAAELACSAVKHDLDVPTPFGALDTRAYREYGPDYAVEWAEKTFAELD, encoded by the coding sequence ATGTTCGACCGCCGAGCCCTCTCGGACGATCTCGCGGCGGTCCGTGACGAACACGCCCCCGACGCACTCGTTCTCGACACCGAACGGGACTTCGAGACGCTCGATCCGGCGGTCGCCGAGTCGCTCGGCCCGCTCTGTGAATCGCTCGATCCGGTCTCCCATCCCGCCGAGTGGCTGCCGGCCAACGCGCCCGAGATCCTCGCGAACTACGCCAGCGACTCGTTCACGATCGGCATGCCCGGCGATGGCGGCGTCGCGTGGACCACCCAGACCGTGCCACCCACGGTACTGGTCAAACCCCGTCTCGCGGGCTCACCCGAGCCGTTCATCGAGTTCCTGATCGCCGAGACACTCGTCGAGATCGGACTCGACGAGCCCGAACAGTTCCTCGGCTTCTTCGGCGAGCACTACCGCGATCTCGACGCGGCAACCTCGCTCGCCCCGGCGGGCACCTACCAGCTCGCCGCCGCGCTCTACGACGCCTACCTCGGTCGTGCGACCCGTGATGTCTTCGCCGACTGGGACGACGACCACCCTGATCTCCACGCCGCGTGGGTCGACGCGGGCGAGCGCCTCGTGCCCCGACTCACGGAGCTGCCGAGCGAGATCGCCACTGGCGAGACCTCCTTCGCGGCCGCCGCCGAACTCGCCTGTAGCGCCGTCAAACACGATCTCGACGTTCCCACGCCGTTCGGCGCGCTCGACACCCGCGCCTACCGTGAGTACGGTCCCGACTACGCCGTCGAGTGGGCCGAGAAGACCTTCGCCGAACTCGATTAG
- a CDS encoding Zn-ribbon domain-containing protein: protein MPHQCTECGHTFPDGSKEMLSGCPDCGGNKFKFEPATDAREASAAQSADESADATAPAAPDDPAAAQPPPAADGSSDALPDGSDASTPVETEDGAQADARRDVASPDDLAAGAAPGTDDTAGNDPDAPDAVETDPSADPTDLTDDSDASDTDGADDAEMAALRQELDDQFESIKILEPGQYELNLMELYNREEFIIALQEDGQYVIDVPGSWHGE, encoded by the coding sequence ATGCCCCATCAGTGTACGGAGTGTGGCCACACGTTCCCCGACGGCTCGAAGGAGATGCTGTCGGGCTGTCCCGACTGTGGCGGCAACAAGTTCAAATTCGAACCAGCGACCGACGCGCGCGAGGCGAGCGCCGCCCAGTCGGCGGACGAAAGCGCCGACGCAACGGCCCCAGCCGCTCCCGACGATCCAGCAGCCGCACAGCCACCGCCGGCTGCCGATGGATCGTCGGACGCGCTGCCCGACGGCTCCGATGCTTCCACTCCAGTCGAAACAGAGGACGGCGCACAGGCGGACGCCCGACGCGACGTGGCGTCGCCGGACGACCTCGCTGCGGGTGCGGCCCCCGGGACTGACGACACAGCGGGCAACGACCCCGATGCTCCCGATGCAGTCGAAACGGACCCCTCTGCCGATCCCACTGATCTCACAGACGACAGCGATGCCAGCGACACCGACGGCGCGGACGACGCGGAGATGGCGGCGCTCCGCCAGGAGCTCGACGATCAGTTCGAAAGCATCAAGATCCTCGAACCCGGCCAGTACGAGCTCAATCTGATGGAGCTCTACAACCGCGAAGAGTTCATCATCGCCCTCCAGGAGGACGGTCAGTACGTGATCGACGTGCCCGGCTCCTGGCACGGCGAGTGA
- a CDS encoding DUF2073 domain-containing protein — protein MSEADDSSAGDADGSGVQLDMISGERMDQLASMEKIRLILDSVHDGNIVILEEGLDPEEESKLIEVTMTEISPDEFTGIEIETYPGSSKSSGGFFDRLMGRETETKLTVIGPANRLETLHKDETLISALVTRT, from the coding sequence ATGTCCGAAGCAGACGACTCCAGCGCCGGCGACGCCGACGGCAGCGGCGTCCAGTTGGACATGATCAGTGGCGAGCGGATGGACCAGCTCGCGAGCATGGAGAAGATCCGCCTGATCCTCGACAGCGTCCACGACGGCAACATCGTCATCCTGGAGGAGGGGCTCGACCCGGAGGAGGAGTCGAAGCTCATCGAGGTGACGATGACCGAGATCAGCCCCGACGAGTTCACCGGGATCGAGATCGAGACCTATCCCGGCTCGTCGAAATCGAGCGGCGGCTTCTTCGATCGGCTGATGGGTCGCGAGACGGAGACGAAACTCACCGTCATCGGGCCGGCCAACCGCCTCGAAACGCTCCACAAGGACGAGACGCTCATCTCGGCGCTCGTCACCCGCACGTGA
- a CDS encoding Era-like GTP-binding protein gives MGLLAGLRNSISNLFSSGQQQRRIGIYGPPNAGKTTLANRIARDWTGDAVGPESHIPHETRRARRKEDIEIERNGKSVNIDIVDTPGVATKVDYEEFIEHDMEKDDAVRRSREATEGVAEAMHWLREDVDGVIYVLDSAEDPFTQVNTMLVGIIESQDLPVLIFANKIDLEDASIQRIKNAFPQHETVPLSALEGENMDEVYEKIAEYFG, from the coding sequence ATGGGACTACTCGCAGGACTCAGAAATAGCATCTCGAACCTCTTTTCGAGCGGGCAGCAACAGCGGCGTATCGGTATCTACGGGCCGCCGAACGCCGGCAAGACGACGCTCGCGAACCGTATCGCACGCGATTGGACCGGCGACGCCGTGGGGCCGGAGAGCCACATTCCCCACGAGACGCGGCGTGCCCGCCGGAAGGAGGACATCGAGATCGAGCGCAACGGCAAGTCGGTGAACATCGATATCGTCGACACGCCCGGCGTCGCGACCAAGGTCGACTACGAGGAGTTCATCGAACACGACATGGAGAAGGACGACGCCGTGCGCCGCTCGCGCGAGGCCACCGAGGGCGTCGCCGAGGCGATGCACTGGCTGCGCGAGGACGTCGATGGCGTCATCTACGTGCTCGACTCGGCCGAGGATCCCTTCACCCAGGTGAACACGATGCTCGTCGGCATCATCGAGAGCCAGGATCTCCCCGTCCTGATCTTCGCCAACAAGATCGACCTCGAGGACGCGAGCATCCAGCGCATCAAGAACGCCTTCCCTCAGCACGAGACGGTCCCGCTGTCGGCGCTCGAAGGTGAGAACATGGACGAGGTCTACGAGAAAATCGCGGAGTACTTCGGCTGA
- a CDS encoding Cdc6/Cdc18 family protein, giving the protein MTGNDRPSDDRTADDSSAPPDSADSDDTVSADDRVGADDIDADDTAGTDDAVDTDDSISTDPITGRATVSTDVDGDGGVPDSDDATDATDATDTTDTDAPADADESRTDAAPGLFDDLLSGEPIFENKDVLRPSYTPERLPHRNEQINNMATVLVGALRGETPSNILIYGKTGTGKTASAKFVSNELETTSQKYTVPCEVEYINCEVTDTQYRVLAQLANTFIDANERHIEERLAELRDLAERARSDPGMLDDPDSDSAAFADTDFDDIEPGNAGPDDAEPDDADSSAVEFDSVDEIERRIEQLEADLDEFEPVPMTGWPTDRVYSTFFEAVDYHERVVVIMLDEIDKLVEKSGDDTLYNLSRMNSELENSRVSILGISNDLKFTEFLDPRVKSSLGEEEIVFPPYDATQLRDILSARADIAFVENALSEDVIPLCAAFAAQEHGDARRALDLLRTAGELAERGQTERVGEDHVRDAQEKIELDRVVEVVRTLPTQSKVVLFAVILLERNGAQNINTGEVYNIYRRLCEEIDADVLTQRRVTDLISELDMLGIVNAVVVSKGRYGRTKEMNLSVPIDDTEAVLTSDSRLGDIEDVQPFVQARFDS; this is encoded by the coding sequence ATGACAGGAAACGATCGACCATCCGACGACCGAACCGCCGACGATTCGTCGGCACCGCCAGACAGCGCTGATTCCGACGATACCGTGAGTGCCGATGATCGCGTCGGTGCTGACGACATCGATGCCGACGATACCGCCGGTACCGATGACGCCGTCGATACTGACGACAGTATCTCGACAGACCCGATCACCGGCCGGGCAACCGTCTCGACCGATGTCGACGGTGATGGCGGGGTACCGGACAGTGACGACGCAACGGACGCGACGGACGCCACCGACACTACCGATACCGACGCGCCCGCGGATGCGGACGAATCGCGAACCGACGCCGCACCGGGACTGTTCGACGATCTCCTCAGCGGCGAGCCGATCTTCGAGAACAAGGACGTCCTCAGACCCTCGTACACGCCCGAACGACTCCCCCATCGCAACGAGCAGATCAACAACATGGCGACGGTGCTCGTCGGCGCGCTCCGTGGCGAAACCCCATCGAATATCCTGATCTACGGGAAAACCGGTACGGGCAAGACCGCGAGCGCGAAGTTCGTCAGCAACGAACTCGAAACCACCTCACAGAAGTACACCGTCCCCTGCGAGGTCGAATACATCAACTGCGAGGTGACGGATACTCAGTATCGGGTGCTCGCCCAGCTCGCGAACACGTTCATCGACGCCAACGAACGACACATCGAGGAGCGCCTCGCCGAGCTCCGCGATCTCGCCGAGCGTGCCCGCTCCGATCCGGGAATGCTCGACGATCCCGATTCCGACAGCGCCGCGTTCGCCGACACCGATTTCGACGACATCGAACCCGGCAACGCCGGACCTGACGATGCCGAACCCGACGATGCCGACTCCTCTGCCGTCGAGTTCGACTCCGTCGACGAGATCGAACGCCGCATCGAGCAGCTCGAAGCCGATCTCGACGAGTTCGAACCCGTGCCGATGACCGGCTGGCCGACCGATCGCGTCTACTCCACCTTCTTCGAGGCGGTCGACTACCACGAGCGCGTCGTCGTCATCATGCTCGACGAGATCGACAAACTCGTCGAAAAGAGCGGCGACGACACGCTCTACAACCTCTCACGGATGAACTCCGAACTGGAGAACTCGCGCGTCTCGATTCTCGGCATCTCGAACGATCTCAAATTCACCGAGTTCCTCGATCCGCGGGTCAAATCCTCCCTGGGCGAGGAGGAGATCGTCTTCCCGCCGTACGACGCGACCCAGCTCCGGGACATCCTCTCGGCGCGCGCGGACATCGCCTTCGTCGAAAACGCCCTCTCGGAGGACGTCATCCCGCTCTGTGCTGCGTTCGCCGCCCAAGAACACGGCGACGCCCGGCGCGCGCTCGATCTCCTCCGCACTGCCGGCGAACTCGCCGAGCGCGGCCAGACCGAGCGCGTCGGCGAGGATCACGTTCGCGACGCCCAGGAGAAAATCGAGCTCGATCGGGTGGTGGAGGTCGTCCGCACGCTGCCCACTCAGTCGAAAGTCGTCCTCTTCGCCGTAATCTTGCTCGAACGCAACGGTGCACAGAACATCAACACCGGCGAGGTCTACAACATCTACCGCCGGCTCTGCGAGGAGATCGACGCCGACGTGTTGACCCAGCGCCGCGTCACCGACCTCATCTCCGAACTCGACATGCTCGGCATCGTCAACGCGGTCGTCGTTTCGAAGGGGAGATACGGTCGCACCAAGGAGATGAACCTCTCCGTCCCGATCGACGACACCGAAGCCGTCCTCACGAGCGACTCCCGACTCGGCGATATCGAGGACGTTCAACCGTTCGTCCAGGCACGCTTCGACAGCTAA
- a CDS encoding S26 family signal peptidase produces MDSGDGDDGWPGRWDDREPDSGTDETTDSSANSGGETEGRGDRDVSGGDDPNGNDSGAGDSSTNDPSAVDSTGSSSAAGDSDGGGPVARVRWFMNTDEEWVAFVREVLSSVAIVAIVGLLLFAISGLWPPMVAIESPSMEPHMERGDLVFLMEEHRFPGGAAYNGTGVVPYQAGAAADYKEFSEYGDVIVYQPDGSTQKTPIIHRARFWVNDSENWYAKANEEYLAGADSCEELANCPAPHAGFVTKGDNNGLYDQVDTGDGPISSPVKSDWVTGTAELRIPWLGRIRLLFGTIGTSDLGSPAGSVLATNTAAPGSSAGAASWQANPAAVGVGAGIGVDNSTFGG; encoded by the coding sequence ATGGATTCCGGAGACGGCGACGATGGGTGGCCCGGACGCTGGGACGACCGGGAACCCGACTCCGGAACGGACGAAACGACCGACAGCAGCGCGAACTCTGGAGGCGAAACCGAGGGTCGTGGCGACAGGGACGTTTCGGGTGGAGACGATCCGAACGGGAATGATTCGGGTGCAGGCGATTCAAGCACCAATGATCCGAGTGCGGTCGATTCAACCGGCAGCAGTTCAGCTGCGGGTGATTCGGACGGAGGGGGACCGGTCGCGCGCGTGCGCTGGTTCATGAACACCGACGAGGAGTGGGTTGCGTTCGTCCGCGAGGTGCTTTCGAGCGTCGCGATCGTGGCGATCGTCGGCCTCCTCCTGTTCGCGATCAGCGGGCTCTGGCCGCCGATGGTCGCCATCGAGAGCCCGAGCATGGAACCCCACATGGAGCGGGGCGATCTCGTCTTCCTGATGGAAGAGCATCGCTTCCCCGGCGGGGCAGCCTACAACGGGACCGGTGTCGTCCCCTATCAGGCGGGCGCTGCCGCCGACTACAAGGAGTTCAGCGAATACGGTGACGTCATCGTCTACCAGCCCGACGGCAGTACGCAGAAGACGCCGATCATCCACCGCGCGCGCTTCTGGGTGAACGACAGCGAGAACTGGTACGCGAAGGCCAACGAGGAGTATCTCGCCGGAGCCGACAGCTGCGAGGAGCTGGCGAACTGTCCTGCTCCCCACGCCGGCTTCGTCACCAAGGGCGACAACAACGGGCTCTACGATCAGGTAGACACCGGCGACGGACCGATCAGTAGCCCCGTCAAATCCGACTGGGTCACCGGGACCGCCGAGCTCAGGATCCCGTGGCTCGGTCGGATCCGACTGCTGTTCGGGACGATCGGGACCAGTGATCTCGGTTCGCCTGCGGGTTCCGTCTTGGCCACGAATACCGCTGCACCCGGAAGTTCCGCCGGAGCCGCTAGTTGGCAAGCGAATCCCGCCGCTGTTGGAGTCGGAGCTGGTATTGGAGTTGACAACAGTACGTTCGGTGGCTGA